cattacatacactgtgtgtgttattgtaaTAGACATTGTGCATTTAATTACTCCACAACCATTAATCAATTCATTAATATGACAAAAAATAGTCTTGAGCTTTGCTGACATCTAATGGAAAATGTTAGGTACTGCACCTAAACAAATCCTAAAAGCTTTTGAAGATATCAGTTTAAGATAAGTTtaacatgttttataaaatattttctagtaTAAACATGTTGTCATGAACTAAAACCTCTATTACATTTCTGtttcactttaactttttttttcagctcaacaATGAACTGCCAAAGTTTGTCCTTTAAATGAGGCCGAACTTATTTCTGTGCTTCAAAACTTCCAAtatttaatgaaagttttttttgacaCTGACATTTGTGTCCTCTAAATACCTCCAAAAACAGTGaccagaaatgtaaataaaaacgaaGTTGATTCTCaggttttccatgttttttttaaataatcccaAAACCATAACCAATGATTTTTTTAACACGACTTAACAAAAAAAGAAGCCCAAATTCGTGTAAAACACGTGGTAAACATTGACAATGGATTTGTCCTAATTATTTTCAGATTTACATGTGGTAAACAAAAGCTATagaataatatgaaaatattgagtataataatatgaaataaatgttttatgaccTTCGTTTGTGAtgttatgtgatatttattgtgtattgtgtTCTTCTGTCTCACTCCTTAAAACAGAAAGATCACAGCCATCTCAGTTCTACAGACATTATCAGAGTTTTGTTGTTTTGGCAATTTCACTTTGTCAGGGAGAAAAATTTCAGGAATATTTATGAAAAgttgaacaaaaaataatttactgaacaagcattatattaacattaaaaatatgtgATACAAacttttggattaaaaaaaactaaagcaaatgataaaacaatagcAGCACATAATGTTTCcagatttttaattataaattcattATTTGAATCTTTCATTTGATAACTGTgtaaattcatttattataacTGACAGGTGTGATGATCAGTGGGCTTGAGTTTTTACCTCCATCATTAAGACCTGGGCTAAATAATGGATAGAGTTTTTCAGTGAAAGACTGAGCAGTGAAAGAGTAGATATGAGAGCTGGACTCCACATCATAAAAGGAGACCAGACCCTCCtcataatccacaaacacaccGACCCGCTGCGGCTTCactctcagagacagagagacaggagGATCATCACCGGCTTTATATTCATCTCCATTCCTCAGAACCACAGTCCAGTATCCATCACTGGGTCTCAGTGTGAATATTCCCTTCCTGTTAATGGATTCTCTGACCACTCCTAAATCCCATTTAGTCTTTCCCTTCACCTGcacctcaaaataaaatctcCCTGAGGAGAATCCCTCCTTTCCCAAGACACAGGCACAGTAATCAAATCTCTCTGGTTTGTCTGGGAGTTTCTGATCAATGTCTCCATGTCTCACTTGTTTTCCATCATCAGACAGAATGAGATTAGGATGAGCTGTATCAGGATCCAGAGTCACATCCACTGAGAAAACAGAGaatacagatattctgtgatgctGATGTTTTTAGTTAACCCCGTGTTTAATCAGATTGTAGTGCAGTAATGAAGCAGTGAGTGTATGAATGTAAACTAGTGTAGTGCAGACAGCACACTGTACCTGCATACTGCTGCATCCACTTCAGCTCTGTAGAGACACATGACAAGAAAACAATCAGATCTGAAGCTTATATTTAAAGAACAGAGTACACTATCATGTTTCTATCTGGTCAGTGTGTATTGATGTACCAGTTAGTGTGAGTTTCTCATCTATAGTGTCCTTCAGTTGAGTCAGATCTCTCCTCAGAGTCTCCAGACTCTCATGAGTCTTCATACTGATCTCAGGCCAGTTCCTGGTGTTTGTAGAGCTGCACAGGGATGAGTGAATCTACAGCAGGAGAGAGGAGAAATCCTTCAGCATGTCATATCCTGCATTATGATTGATCAGAGAGATCATGTTGACTGACCTGTAGGAGGTGGAGGTGATCTTCAGTGTGTgagagctgctccagctcagtgtttctcatctttagctcagtgatctcctgctccagctcttcaatcagctcttgctcctgtttctctgctgctttctgctgctcctccatcatctccagcagttcagtctgatgtctctcaatggagcggatgagatCAGTCAAGAGCTCCACACGGACTGCTTTCTccttctctgtgtttctctgctcAACCAGGACAGGCAACACATTATTAGCAGTGTTTGCTAACAGAAGAATCTGTGTAACTATTGCTCAGACATTTTTGTTCACATACATAGGCTACATGTGTTTTCAGAATCCCTCAAATGAAGAATTAAACTTCACTCTGCACCCTGGACGAGAGCAGAACAAGCCCTGGACATTTTAGTTCTTGTTTTATTGGCTGTTGCTGTATATTTGAGTCTGATAGTCATCTGTCATtcgtttgattgtttgtttattttgttattgttatgtcTGTCAGTTCTTGCCTctttattttctcaaaattgaagtttgttgtaataaaaacatttacattcattatttattgaaaaagtaAGTTGATCTTACTGAAatcctcttcttcttctgagactaaattttaaaatgtatctcctcctagagctttcaagctaaAACCGGCAAACTCGGGTCAGAGCTTCAGACTGGTCTTATGGATGGTTTATGGATTTCATAAACCAGACTATTAAAACTAcctaaaatcccatagactttcattgagggggtgaacattttatacaataaaacTTAAGGTGTATTTTAGCTGTCTACTGCCATAGCAAAGCTTAAAAACTCTCTACTGAGaatacatgctagtcacttgttagtCATGTTAACATTATGCTAATCActttgctagtcatgctaacaacatgctagtcacttgacaatcatgctaacaacatgctattcACTTACTTATCATGCTAATTGCAttctagtcacttgttaatcatgccaatgaaatgctagtcacttgctagtcatgccAACAACAAGCTAGCCACTTGTtggtcatgctaacaacatgctagtcactttgctgatcatgctagcaacatgctagtcatgctagcagcatgctagTTCCTTgctaaacatgctaacaacatgctagccacttgcttatcatgttaacaacatgtttatAACATGCTAATCACTTGTTAAtaatgctaatgacaagctagtcacttgctaatcatactaaaaatATGTTagtaactttgctaatcatgctaataacATGTCACTTattaaacatgctaacaacatgctacatACATCTtaatcacttgctaatcatgctaatgacatgctaacaacatgctagttgcttgctaatcatgctggaaatttgctaatgacatgctagtcactttcttatcatgcttgaaacatgctagtgacatgctaacaacgtgctaatcatgctaatgacatgatAATAATGCTGGAAACATGTTAATGAAATGATAGTAACTTCATTAGTAATCATTATTTATATGtctattatctatttatttttttgataggtTTTATTGCCTTCAAAACTTGtcacattcagccaagtatggtgacccatactcagaatttttgctctgcatttaacccatccgaagtgtgtgtgctgcggcgcccggggagcagttcagggttcgatgccttgctcaagggcacctaagtcgtggtattgaaggtggagagagaactgtacatgcactccccccacccacaattcctgccggcccggaactcgaactcacaacccttcgattgggagtctgactctctaaccattaggctacgACTTCCCTTTCAAACTACTTTAAACTGAAAGATCTCAAATTTTAAGTTTCTTAAAACTACTTAAACATTCTGGCTAGGCCTTTTCAAACCTAAAAGTCTTTCCACAAACTTAACTATCtacttttattctattattttaaactcacttttctgACTTCTGCTGAGTGTTTGATGTCTTGAATCTTCTTGATTCTGTTCTGGATCATCAGCTGCACGTCTTTCTGTGTCTTCATCAGTTCAGTCTATAGAGAGAACAACACAGACACATTTATCATAACACAGATTAAACtcacaatatgaaataaaatctgattcCTCATGATATCAGtcctttaaaagaataataacgtATACCTTCTTCTCTTGACTCTCCTCTTCTATAGGAACAGTGTTGTGGTTCTTGTGGTCTGTCTCGGTGCAGAATGAACACACACATGTCTGATCATCTCTACAGAACAGATCCAGAGGTCTCTCGTGTTTCTGACATATATAGTCCTCCAGATTACTCACAGGAtccatcagtttgtgtttcttcaAACCTGCCACTCTCAAATGAGGCTCCAGGTGAGTTTCACAGTAAGAGCTCTGACACACCAGACACGACTTCAGCGCTTTCAGCTTTCTTTCCTCACAGAAGTCACACAGAACTTCAGTTGTTTTCTCAAGACTTTTCTTCTTACAGTGATCTACGAGCTCTCGGAGTGTGGTATTAATCTTGAGATCAGGTCTTTGCTTGAATGTTTCTTTACAGTTTGGACAGCTGCAGGTCTGGCTGTTGTCCCAGCACTTATTCAGACAGATTTTGCAGAAGTTGTGTCCACATGGAGTCGAGACTGGATCAGTGAACACATCCAGACATACAGAGCACTGAATCTCCTCAGACAGTGAACTCATGGAGGATGACATGACTGGAAAGAGACATTATTTAGGATTAGTGTGAACTCCTTCAATACTGTTTATGAAGAATCCCATGATGCACCTCATGAAGCTGGTTGAATATAAAGAGTGTTTAGAGACAAAGAGTGCTGAAGAAACTCAAATATAAAGAGATCATGTACAGTCAGCtggttattattgtaaaatgaacCCAGACAAGCTGATCAGAACCTAAATGTGAAGCTCATAAATACATATgcacaataattattattgttaagatTATATTATTTGATCTGCATTACATTCCTGAACTGTACATATTCAAtattataaaagaaaagtgtttttctggGTTATTGACTTACATGGATATTCATGGTCAATACTCTGTCTCCTGGTTTTTCTTGCTGTTAGTGAAGATTCTGCCATTGTTCTTTCCCTCTTAAAGccttttaaagaaaaatgataGTTTAACTGGTTAAAATGTGGGAACTGATAGTGATGGAAACACAATCATTCGTTTGAAACAAAGTGAGAGACTCGTAAACTTACTGAGCAATCTGAACTATGACCTGCTGTTTAAAGAGAGTACAAAGTACAAGCTTTATATTTTCCAACAAACATATATATCTCCTTATCAAAAATTAGATTAATCTTTCCACAAACTATAGTATATGATCATAAGTTATTGTGTaatgtaaaagtgattttcagCTGCAGTGAAGCAGGTTTGTGTTCAGTTTGTCTGCAGGTCATTTACTTCCTGTTTTACCTGTTTGTCTTTATGTCGCGTGACAAAATGACAGAAATACCATACTTTGTTCGATCTAATGACATACTGTTAATACAATTCTGAAATCATTTCAGTGCGGTAAACATCTAAAGTATCTGAGTATTTGTCACACTTAAACCTGCTTCTGTTCAACTCATTCCAGTCTGACATAAACCCTACTAAACCAGACCACTGTCATTAGAAACCTGTTCAGGACAATCTCTCTTATATTTCTATCACTTACCTGTGAGTATCAGATGTGTTCACAAGGGTCTCTGAACGACTCAATATTCTGTTGTTTAAAGAGTTCGATGGTTTCTGGCGTCCATGTTGTTGATCAAGTTAGTTTCTCTTTCTCTGAGTCTCTCACTGAACTACAGTGATGTCAGAGCTGCTCAGGGTGTGTTCTATGGAAAGCCAAATGGGTCAGAATTCGCATGCTTTCCACATTCaatatttaaacagcatttaaataaGCACTGTTAGGCAGTAAGTTGTGCCAGAAGAGGTgaaatttgtgatttttttttaactttgtgtcTGGATAACGTACATGTGGATAAacgtctggataacgtacgcatgaataagtacattaataataatttggattGTCCTATTCTTCCCCAAGGAAGGCTTTAAGGTTGTAATGATCATTATAACAGTACCTAAAGTACACATCTGTCTCCCCTGCATGGGCCCAGCCCTTGTCCTACATCTTATGATCACAGTTAACACCggagtaccacagggctgtgtgctgagcccattcctctactccctttacacccacggtgattggcctcatcagagaCAATGATGACACTGTCTACAGGGAGGAGGTACAGCACCTGCCCACATGGTGCACTGACAACAACCTGTCCCTTAACACCAGTAAAACAAAGGAGCTCATTGtagacttcaggaagaagaaaggaagcacgcacgATCCCATCCACACTAACGGGATTGTTGTTGAaagtgtctccagcttcaagttcctgggaaccaccatctctgaggacctgtcctgggccacaaacacctccagcctggtcaagaaggctcaccagcgcctcttcttcctcaggacactgaagaagaaccagctgtcttcaaccatcctggtgaacttctactggtgtgcgatcgagagcatcctgaccagttgcatcacagtctggtatgggaactgctcagtggctgaacgcaaggcactgcagagggtgatGAAAACTGTCAAACGCATCACAGGGAcatcacttcctgctcttgaggacatctagagaaaacgctgtctacgtcgagcttgCAGTATTCtcaggactcctctcaccctgaccaccgACTGTTTAAACTCCTGCTTCAGGAGCCTCCAGACAAGGACCagcagattcaggaacagctttttccctacagctgtctccttaTTGAACTCTGctttctaatctaatctaatctagtatttatttttgtttcttaagttaatttagaaatatgtttgtaacattttgtgtttggttaattcaagtttttgtttgttaaagGAACGAGCAAACGGAAGACAGTGAGTTGAGAATTATGTTTGATCAATTGTATTCTTCTCAAAACAACACGACTTAATACAGACATAATACACAGTTCATGCATTCCACagcattaatttaaacatttaacctaGATAAATAAGCGCTGTTAGGCAGATATCCAATCGTTTGTGCGGAGAGTGAGCgctttgcaggacatggaggCGTCAGCtcgcatttatttttaattttttaatgacagtaaaaattaaaaaatacgaCGTCATAAATGTAAGAGTAGCCTATGCATCATTCAGAGaactgcaaagggtctacttgtatttgtgtgcactcacaatatcaaatAAAACCTTATGCTTTAtgtaaaataaggaaaacaatcagggttgcgtttcccaaaagtttcgtaagcctaagaagttcgtaaaaacgatcgtacgactgatcttaatattacggtctgtttcccaaaagcatcttaacttaagtagcacttgaaaatcatcgtagatctacgagtgctctggagtaatcataaagccctaagtgcatcgAAGACAGATTTATGTGATTACAGGACAATCtgcagattacacctttaacttgattcaagagcaatgtgattataatataaggatttgattgtgctttattgtacactttatgactagttttctttattttttattcattgatcaattaaataattaataaagacagaaagaacagaaatacacaaaaaaagaagTTCTTCAAAGACTGGGTGGGGCGGGCGGG
The genomic region above belongs to Carassius gibelio isolate Cgi1373 ecotype wild population from Czech Republic chromosome A11, carGib1.2-hapl.c, whole genome shotgun sequence and contains:
- the LOC128021971 gene encoding E3 ubiquitin-protein ligase TRIM39 isoform X1 — its product is MAESSLTARKTRRQSIDHEYPFMSSSMSSLSEEIQCSVCLDVFTDPVSTPCGHNFCKICLNKCWDNSQTCSCPNCKETFKQRPDLKINTTLRELVDHCKKKSLEKTTEVLCDFCEERKLKALKSCLVCQSSYCETHLEPHLRVAGLKKHKLMDPVSNLEDYICQKHERPLDLFCRDDQTCVCSFCTETDHKNHNTVPIEEESQEKKTELMKTQKDVQLMIQNRIKKIQDIKHSAEVRKRNTEKEKAVRVELLTDLIRSIERHQTELLEMMEEQQKAAEKQEQELIEELEQEITELKMRNTELEQLSHTEDHLHLLQIHSSLCSSTNTRNWPEISMKTHESLETLRRDLTQLKDTIDEKLTLTELKWMQQYAVDVTLDPDTAHPNLILSDDGKQVRHGDIDQKLPDKPERFDYCACVLGKEGFSSGRFYFEVQVKGKTKWDLGVVRESINRKGIFTLRPSDGYWTVVLRNGDEYKAGDDPPVSLSLRVKPQRVGVFVDYEEGLVSFYDVESSSHIYSFTAQSFTEKLYPLFSPEPNDGGKNSSPLIITPVSYNKMNLLNYQMQD
- the LOC128021971 gene encoding E3 ubiquitin-protein ligase TRIM39 isoform X20, encoding MAESSLTARKTRRQSIDHEYPFMSSSMSSLSEEIQCSVCLDVFTDPVSTPCGHNFCKICLNKCWDNSQTCSCPNCKETFKQRPDLKINTTLRELVDHCKKKSLEKTTEVLCDFCEERKLKALKSCLVCQSSYCETHLEPHLRVAGLKKHKLMDPVSNLEDYICQKHERPLDLFCRDDQTCVCSFCTETDHKNHNTVPIEEESQEKKTELMKTQKDVQLMIQNRIKKIQDIKHSAEVRKRNTEKEKAVRVELLTDLIRSIERHQTELLEMMEEQQKAAEKQEQELIEELEQEITELKMRNTELEQLSHTEDHLHLLQIHSSLCSSTNTRNWPEISMKTHESLETLRRDLTQLKDTIDEKLTLTELKWMQQYAVDVTLDPDTAHPNLILSDDGKQVRHGDIDQKLPDKPERFDYCACVLGKEGFSSGRFYFEVQVKGKTKWDLGVVRESINRKGIFTLRPSDGYWTVVLRNGDEYKAGDDPPVSLSLRVKPQRVGVFVDYEEGLVSFYDVESSSHIYSFTAQSFTEKLYPLFSPGLNDGGKNSSPLIITPVSYNK